One window from the genome of Anopheles merus strain MAF chromosome 3R, AmerM5.1, whole genome shotgun sequence encodes:
- the LOC121596201 gene encoding protein turtle isoform X7: MGMCVDPGVFRWCQALSRSRSYATKTTPKTSPRQALASPGRCCSARANDRNTDASRSAITSGTHSKVKTVSNYTSSSSSTNDAGHVHKDNALLTGQYSARVRRRTATDCNGGRTTTSDKSLNRLISFLLLALCFTLGCCTINPPQDAVHITAILGESVVFNCHVDFPGEHPVPYVLQWEKKVSEKGQEIPIFIWYESYPTHSGEGYEGRVSRVPPNSTFGAASLNLTDIRESDQGWYECKVVFLNRPPKQHKNGTWFHLDVHAPPRFSVTPEDIIYVNLGDSIILNCQADGTPTPEILWYKDANPVDPSSTVGIFNDGTELRISTIRHEDIGDYTCIARNGEGQVSHTARVIIAGGAVIMVPPTNQTKLEGEKVQFTCEAKAMPGNVTVRWFREGSPVREVAALETRVTIRKDGSLIINPVSADDSGQYTCEVSNGIGEPQSASAYLNIEYPAKVTFTPTIQYLPFRLAGVVQCYIKANPPLQYVTWTKDKRLLEPYQTKDIVIMNNGSLLFTRVNQNHQGRYTCTPYNAQGTQGSSGHMEVLVRKPPAFTVEPDPLYQRKVGESVEMHCDAQEAEGTSKPNIQWQRRDGQPLQKNRVRINSGNITIENLRRSDFGYYQCVASNEVATIVSATQLVIEGTQPHAPYNLSGSATEFSVTLSWMPGYSGGPDYKQDYTIWYREAGVSEWSTIPVTPSGSTQVTINRLSPGTTYEFQVIGKNALGDGMMSKVITIRTLDAQKAKKPSTTTAAPNDKEFKHAPEDLDIDSYKNILFPTDSTGSTFFPPVFRPTGPKPGQPRNVTVVEIPNGFLISWQVPLERAHLVQFYTIKYRTDAQWKTLNRGQIRPEETSYLVKNLVGGRTYYFRVLANSLKSYETSEEIKFPVPARVKHKAITAGVVGGILFFIVAIILSICAVKICNKRKRRKQEKELNMVTARLTDRNALSQPIPLKR, from the exons ATGGGCATGTGCGTGGACCCTGGGGTTTTCCGGTGGTGTCAGGCATTAAGCCGGTCGCGATCGTATGCCACTAAAACCACACCCAAAACGAGCCCCCGGCAAGCCTTAGCGAGTCCTGGCCGATGCTGCTCTGCACGGGCAAACGACCGCAATACCGATGCAAGCCGTAGCGCAATAACAAGCGGAACACATTCTAAAGTGAAAACAGTTAGCAATTatactagcagcagcagcagcactaacGACGCTGGTCACGTTCACAAGGACAACGCACTACTGACTGGCCAGTACAGTGCCCGAGTACGGCGGAGAACGGCGACAGACTGTAATGGTGGACGCACTACTACTAGTGATAAGTCGTTGAATCGGTTGATTTCATTTCTATTGCTCGCCCTGTGCTTCACGTTGGGCTGCTGTACAATTAATCCCC CCCAAGATGCAGTGCACATCACAGCGATCCTCGGCGAAAGTGTCGTCTTCAACTGTCACGTCGATTTCCCTGGCGAGCATCCCGTTCCCTATGTGTTGCAATGGGAAAAGAAGGTGAGCGAAAAA GGCCAGGAAATTCCCATTTTTATATGGTACGAAAGCTATCCTACCCACAGCGGAGAGGGATACGAGGGGCGCGTTTCTAGAGTGCCACCAAACTCGACGTTCGGCGCGGCATCGCTGAACCTCACCGACATACGCGAATCCGATCAGGGCTGGTACGAGTGCAAAGTAGTCTTTCTAAACCGACCTCCGAAGCAGCATAAGAACGGTACGTGGTTTCATCTGGACGTCCATGCACCGCCGAGGTTTAGTGTAACGCCTGAAGATATAATCTACGTTAACTTAG GTGACTCTATCATACTGAACTGCCAGGCAGATGGCACACCAACACCAGAGATTTTGTGGTACAAGGATGCCAACCCGGTGGATCCGTCCTCTACTGTTGGTATCTTTAATGATGGCACCGAGCTGCGGATCAGCACTATCCGCCACGAAGACATCGGCGATTACACGTGTATCGCGCGCAATGGTGAGGGACAAGTCTCCCATACTGCCCGTGTTATAATAGCGGGCGGCGCTGTAATCATG GTGCCGCCCACTAATCAAACCAAGTTGGAGGGAGAGAAGGTGCAGTTCACTTGTGAGGCAAAGGCAATGCCGGGAAATGTTACAGTAAGATGGTTCCGGGAAGGGTCACCGGTACGGGAGGTAGCTGCCCTCGAGACGCGAGTCACGATACGCAAGGATGGTTCGCTCATCATCAATCCGGTCAGCGCGGACGACTCTGGGCAATACACGTGTGAGGTATCGAATGGCATTGGAGAACCACAAAGTGCTTCGGCTTATTTAAATATAGAAT ATCCTGCCAAAGTGACCTTCACCCCAACAATACAATACTTACCGTTTCGTTTAGCTGGTGTTGTACAATGCTATATAAAAGCGAATCCTCCTCTACAATATGTAACATGGACCAAAGATAAACGATTACTGGAACCTTATCAAACGAAAGACATAGTTATAATGAACAATGGGTCGCTTTTGTTCACGCGCGTCAACCAAAACCACCAGGGCCGGTACACCTGCACCCCGTACAACGCTCAAGGTACGCAGGGTTCGTCCGGCCACATGGAGGTGCTGGTGCGGAAACCGCCCGCCTTCACCGTCGAGCCGGATCCGCTGTACCAGCGCAAGGTGGGCGAATCGGTCGAGATGCACTGTGATGCGCAGGAAGCGGAAGGTACCTCCAAGCCGAACATCCAGTGGCAGCGGCGCGACGGGCAACCGCTGCAGAAGAATCGCGTCCGCATCAACAGCGGCAACATTACGATCGAAAACTTGCGACGGTCCGACTTTGGCTACTACCAGTGCGTTGCTTCCAACGAGGTGGCCACGATCGTGTCCGCTACCCAGCTGGTCATCGAAGGGACGCAACCGCACGCACCGTACAACCTGAGCGGCTCGGCCACCGAGTTTTCCGTCACGCTGTCCTGGATGCCAGGGTACAGCGGGGGCCCGGACTACAAGCAGGACTACACGATCTGGTATCGCGAGGCGGGAGTGTCCGAGTGGTCCACGATTCCTGTAACGCCGTCGGGCAGCACGCAGGTTACGATCAATCGGCTCTCGCCCGGCACGACGTACGAGTTTCAGGTGATCGGCAAGAATGCTCTGGGCGATGGTATGATGAGCAAGGTGATAACGATCCGTACTCTCG ACGCTCAAAAGGCGAAGAAACCTTCGACGACAACGGCAGCGCCTAACGATAAAGAATTCAAACACGCACCAGAAGACTTGG ACATCGATAGCTATAAGAACATTTTATTCCCTACCGATTCAACTGGTTCGACCTTTTTCCCACCCGTGTTCCGACCGACAG GACCGAAACCGGGTCAGCCACGGAACGTGACGGTGGTAGAGATACCGAACGGTTTCTTGATCTCGTGGCAGGTTCCGCTGGAGCGGGCCCACCTCGTACAGTTCTACACGATAAAGTACCGCACGGATGCACAGTGGAAGACGCTGAACCGGGGCCAGATCCGGCCGGAAGAGACGTCCTATCTGGTGAAAAATCTGGTCGGCGGCCGAACGTACTACTTCCGCGTGCTGGCCAACTCGCTCAAGAGCTACGAAACGAGCGAGGAGATCAAGTTTCCCGTACCGGCACGCGTGAAACATAAAGCCATTACGGCAGGCGTGGTCGGAGGCATCCTGTTCTTCATCGTGGCCATCATACTGTCGATCTGCGCCGTGAAGATTTGCAATAAGCGTAAACGTAGAAAACAAGAGAAAG AACTCAACATGGTAACGGCGAGGCTAACAGATAGGAACGCACTTAGTCAACCAATACCCTTGAAAAG ATAG
- the LOC121596201 gene encoding protein turtle isoform X4, with protein MGMCVDPGVFRWCQALSRSRSYATKTTPKTSPRQALASPGRCCSARANDRNTDASRSAITSGTHSKVKTVSNYTSSSSSTNDAGHVHKDNALLTGQYSARVRRRTATDCNGGRTTTSDKSLNRLISFLLLALCFTLGCCTINPPQDAVHITAILGESVVFNCHVDFPGEHPVPYVLQWEKKVSEKGQEIPIFIWYESYPTHSGEGYEGRVSRVPPNSTFGAASLNLTDIRESDQGWYECKVVFLNRPPKQHKNGTWFHLDVHAPPRFSVTPEDIIYVNLGDSIILNCQADGTPTPEILWYKDANPVDPSSTVGIFNDGTELRISTIRHEDIGDYTCIARNGEGQVSHTARVIIAGGAVIMVPPTNQTKLEGEKVQFTCEAKAMPGNVTVRWFREGSPVREVAALETRVTIRKDGSLIINPVSADDSGQYTCEVSNGIGEPQSASAYLNIEYPAKVTFTPTIQYLPFRLAGVVQCYIKANPPLQYVTWTKDKRLLEPYQTKDIVIMNNGSLLFTRVNQNHQGRYTCTPYNAQGTQGSSGHMEVLVRKPPAFTVEPDPLYQRKVGESVEMHCDAQEAEGTSKPNIQWQRRDGQPLQKNRVRINSGNITIENLRRSDFGYYQCVASNEVATIVSATQLVIEGTQPHAPYNLSGSATEFSVTLSWMPGYSGGPDYKQDYTIWYREAGVSEWSTIPVTPSGSTQVTINRLSPGTTYEFQVIGKNALGDGMMSKVITIRTLDIDSYKNILFPTDSTGSTFFPPVFRPTGPKPGQPRNVTVVEIPNGFLISWQVPLERAHLVQFYTIKYRTDAQWKTLNRGQIRPEETSYLVKNLVGGRTYYFRVLANSLKSYETSEEIKFPVPARVKHKAITAGVVGGILFFIVAIILSICAVKICNKRKRRKQEKELNMVTARLTDRNALSQPIPLKRYMQGERKGSRMPGLNILIAILHWIWPPGRCQNCDSIYSSKFIGDQSMNVGQIHRSADGRFVLSQDLVDGIVSLRNSIVSQYSSSDDGGFLPKRLPSLTKASWRRPLVSYPSQLSLQMETTFGNHHHHHHLHHHGTGPVPQLAQPQQSLYTNTLPEGGNVMVPSISSTLPPMLAAQTIYTTPSRVSKVVASSPATSSPQVVNSPWSPLYFSDLSSVHHLSSAERSFPTPQSVHSVHRYYNHELPVLQSLQHMSSNHHHHHHHHHHGTHGFIPVSDVPVSLPYYYGQPGAQQLPTTVQQEPSSSQQNVYQNIPWSYYGAGGAPAAGTYPYSNRSKLFSRYYPRSMPRSVSRTIPELRSPMLNLNLNTTSLSGVGGLENSPQSYSSSSGFGSKNTSSNNTQPSGASSAAIATTTGSTHNLLREWRYLPPYRPPPPPPSLHHAAPLSIGGGRFENPPYSMSHWLELITRLNIASEKANINNTADVGSVDGHYEFDPSTPTPTASTPTGLIRDDFHHLMTLPSTSSDLLWSAAGLAGVVSSLSGGRKRGQSRYDNIDARVQAMKEEFYEYRKRQQLQAVSGTSAAELESAC; from the exons ATGGGCATGTGCGTGGACCCTGGGGTTTTCCGGTGGTGTCAGGCATTAAGCCGGTCGCGATCGTATGCCACTAAAACCACACCCAAAACGAGCCCCCGGCAAGCCTTAGCGAGTCCTGGCCGATGCTGCTCTGCACGGGCAAACGACCGCAATACCGATGCAAGCCGTAGCGCAATAACAAGCGGAACACATTCTAAAGTGAAAACAGTTAGCAATTatactagcagcagcagcagcactaacGACGCTGGTCACGTTCACAAGGACAACGCACTACTGACTGGCCAGTACAGTGCCCGAGTACGGCGGAGAACGGCGACAGACTGTAATGGTGGACGCACTACTACTAGTGATAAGTCGTTGAATCGGTTGATTTCATTTCTATTGCTCGCCCTGTGCTTCACGTTGGGCTGCTGTACAATTAATCCCC CCCAAGATGCAGTGCACATCACAGCGATCCTCGGCGAAAGTGTCGTCTTCAACTGTCACGTCGATTTCCCTGGCGAGCATCCCGTTCCCTATGTGTTGCAATGGGAAAAGAAGGTGAGCGAAAAA GGCCAGGAAATTCCCATTTTTATATGGTACGAAAGCTATCCTACCCACAGCGGAGAGGGATACGAGGGGCGCGTTTCTAGAGTGCCACCAAACTCGACGTTCGGCGCGGCATCGCTGAACCTCACCGACATACGCGAATCCGATCAGGGCTGGTACGAGTGCAAAGTAGTCTTTCTAAACCGACCTCCGAAGCAGCATAAGAACGGTACGTGGTTTCATCTGGACGTCCATGCACCGCCGAGGTTTAGTGTAACGCCTGAAGATATAATCTACGTTAACTTAG GTGACTCTATCATACTGAACTGCCAGGCAGATGGCACACCAACACCAGAGATTTTGTGGTACAAGGATGCCAACCCGGTGGATCCGTCCTCTACTGTTGGTATCTTTAATGATGGCACCGAGCTGCGGATCAGCACTATCCGCCACGAAGACATCGGCGATTACACGTGTATCGCGCGCAATGGTGAGGGACAAGTCTCCCATACTGCCCGTGTTATAATAGCGGGCGGCGCTGTAATCATG GTGCCGCCCACTAATCAAACCAAGTTGGAGGGAGAGAAGGTGCAGTTCACTTGTGAGGCAAAGGCAATGCCGGGAAATGTTACAGTAAGATGGTTCCGGGAAGGGTCACCGGTACGGGAGGTAGCTGCCCTCGAGACGCGAGTCACGATACGCAAGGATGGTTCGCTCATCATCAATCCGGTCAGCGCGGACGACTCTGGGCAATACACGTGTGAGGTATCGAATGGCATTGGAGAACCACAAAGTGCTTCGGCTTATTTAAATATAGAAT ATCCTGCCAAAGTGACCTTCACCCCAACAATACAATACTTACCGTTTCGTTTAGCTGGTGTTGTACAATGCTATATAAAAGCGAATCCTCCTCTACAATATGTAACATGGACCAAAGATAAACGATTACTGGAACCTTATCAAACGAAAGACATAGTTATAATGAACAATGGGTCGCTTTTGTTCACGCGCGTCAACCAAAACCACCAGGGCCGGTACACCTGCACCCCGTACAACGCTCAAGGTACGCAGGGTTCGTCCGGCCACATGGAGGTGCTGGTGCGGAAACCGCCCGCCTTCACCGTCGAGCCGGATCCGCTGTACCAGCGCAAGGTGGGCGAATCGGTCGAGATGCACTGTGATGCGCAGGAAGCGGAAGGTACCTCCAAGCCGAACATCCAGTGGCAGCGGCGCGACGGGCAACCGCTGCAGAAGAATCGCGTCCGCATCAACAGCGGCAACATTACGATCGAAAACTTGCGACGGTCCGACTTTGGCTACTACCAGTGCGTTGCTTCCAACGAGGTGGCCACGATCGTGTCCGCTACCCAGCTGGTCATCGAAGGGACGCAACCGCACGCACCGTACAACCTGAGCGGCTCGGCCACCGAGTTTTCCGTCACGCTGTCCTGGATGCCAGGGTACAGCGGGGGCCCGGACTACAAGCAGGACTACACGATCTGGTATCGCGAGGCGGGAGTGTCCGAGTGGTCCACGATTCCTGTAACGCCGTCGGGCAGCACGCAGGTTACGATCAATCGGCTCTCGCCCGGCACGACGTACGAGTTTCAGGTGATCGGCAAGAATGCTCTGGGCGATGGTATGATGAGCAAGGTGATAACGATCCGTACTCTCG ACATCGATAGCTATAAGAACATTTTATTCCCTACCGATTCAACTGGTTCGACCTTTTTCCCACCCGTGTTCCGACCGACAG GACCGAAACCGGGTCAGCCACGGAACGTGACGGTGGTAGAGATACCGAACGGTTTCTTGATCTCGTGGCAGGTTCCGCTGGAGCGGGCCCACCTCGTACAGTTCTACACGATAAAGTACCGCACGGATGCACAGTGGAAGACGCTGAACCGGGGCCAGATCCGGCCGGAAGAGACGTCCTATCTGGTGAAAAATCTGGTCGGCGGCCGAACGTACTACTTCCGCGTGCTGGCCAACTCGCTCAAGAGCTACGAAACGAGCGAGGAGATCAAGTTTCCCGTACCGGCACGCGTGAAACATAAAGCCATTACGGCAGGCGTGGTCGGAGGCATCCTGTTCTTCATCGTGGCCATCATACTGTCGATCTGCGCCGTGAAGATTTGCAATAAGCGTAAACGTAGAAAACAAGAGAAAG AACTCAACATGGTAACGGCGAGGCTAACAGATAGGAACGCACTTAGTCAACCAATACCCTTGAAAAG ATATATGcaaggagaaagaaaaggaagccGAATGCCCGGCCTAAACATACTGATAGCTATATTACACTGGATTTGGCCACCAGGACGTTGTCAAAACTGTGATTCTATATATTCGAGTAAATTTATTGGCGACCAATCGATGAACGTGGGACAAATTCATCGCTCCGCCGACGGTCGGTTCGTGTTGTCGCAGGATTTGGTGGACGGCATCGTGTCACTGCGCAACAGCATCGTATCGCagtacagcagcagcgacgacgGTGGCTTCCTGCCGAAACGACTTCCCTCACTGACGAAGGCTTCCTGGCGCAGACCGCTCGTATCCTACCCGAGCCAGCTGAGCCTGCAAATGGAAACGACCTTTGGcaatcaccatcatcatcatcatctacaTCATCACGGAACTGGCCCGGTACCGCAGTTGGCGCAGCCACAGCAATCCCTCTACACCAACACGCTGCCGGAGGGCGGTAACGTGATGGTACCGTCGATCAGTTCCACGCTGCCGCCCATGCTGGCCGCCCAAACGATCTACACCACGCCGTCGCGAGTGTCGAAGGTGGTGGCCAGCTCGCCGGCCACCTCCAGCCCGCAGGTGGTCAACTCACCGTGGTCACCACTGTACTTCAGCGATCTCAGCTCGGTTCACCATCTCAGCTCGGCCGAGCGTTCCTTTCCGACGCCGCAGAGTGTCCACTCCGTGCATCGGTACTACAACCACGAGCTGCCGGTGCTGCAAAGCCTGCAGCACATGTCGTccaaccatcaccaccaccaccatcaccatcatcatggtACGCACGGCTTCATACCGGTGTCGGATGTGCCGGTCAGCTTGCCGTACTACTATGGTCAGCCCGGTGCACAGCAGCTTCCCACCACGGTGCAGCAGGAGCCGTCGTCAAGCCAGCAGAATGTGTACCAAAACATCCCGTGGAGCTATTACGGCGCGGGTGGTGCCCCCGCCGCCGGCACCTATCCGTACAGCAACCGATCGAAGCTGTTTTCGCGTTACTATCCGCGCAGCATGCCTCGCAGCGTAAGCCGCACCATTCCCGAGCTACGCTCGCCAATGTTAAACCTCAACCTCAACACAACGTCCCTCAGTGGGGTCGGTGGGCTGGAGAACTCGCCGCAAAGCTACTCCAGCTCGAGCGGGTTCGGCAGCAAAAACACCTCCAGCAATAACACCCAGCCGAGTGGTGCCTCTTCGGCAGCGATTGCAACGACGACGGGCTCGACTCACAACCTCTTGCGCGAGTGGCGCTATCTGCCCCCGTAcaggccgccgccgccaccgccaagCCTGCACCATGCAGCCCCACTATCGATCGGGGGCGGTCGGTTCGAAAATCCACCCTACTCCATGTCCCACTGGCTGGAGCTGATCACGCGGCTCAACATAGCGTCGGAGAAGgccaacatcaacaacacgGCCGACGTGGGCAGCGTCGATGGGCACTACGAGTTCGATCCGTCGACGCCAACGCCGACCGCCTCCACGCCCACCGGCCTGATCCGGGACGATTTCCACCATCTGATGACGCTTCCCTCCACCTCGAGCGATCTGCTGTGGAGTGCGGCCGGGCTGGCGGGCGTCGTGTCCTCGCTGAGCGGCGGCCGGAAACGGGGCCAGTCACGGTACGACAATATCGATGCGCGCGTGCAGGCCATGAAGGAGGAGTTTTACGAGTACCGCAagcggcagcagctgcaggcCGTGAGTGGAACGAGCGCGGCAGAACTTGAGAGTGCCTGCTAG
- the LOC121596201 gene encoding protein turtle isoform X8, with the protein MGMCVDPGVFRWCQALSRSRSYATKTTPKTSPRQALASPGRCCSARANDRNTDASRSAITSGTHSKVKTVSNYTSSSSSTNDAGHVHKDNALLTGQYSARVRRRTATDCNGGRTTTSDKSLNRLISFLLLALCFTLGCCTINPPQDAVHITAILGESVVFNCHVDFPGEHPVPYVLQWEKKVSEKGQEIPIFIWYESYPTHSGEGYEGRVSRVPPNSTFGAASLNLTDIRESDQGWYECKVVFLNRPPKQHKNGTWFHLDVHAPPRFSVTPEDIIYVNLGDSIILNCQADGTPTPEILWYKDANPVDPSSTVGIFNDGTELRISTIRHEDIGDYTCIARNGEGQVSHTARVIIAGGAVIMVPPTNQTKLEGEKVQFTCEAKAMPGNVTVRWFREGSPVREVAALETRVTIRKDGSLIINPVSADDSGQYTCEVSNGIGEPQSASAYLNIEYPAKVTFTPTIQYLPFRLAGVVQCYIKANPPLQYVTWTKDKRLLEPYQTKDIVIMNNGSLLFTRVNQNHQGRYTCTPYNAQGTQGSSGHMEVLVRKPPAFTVEPDPLYQRKVGESVEMHCDAQEAEGTSKPNIQWQRRDGQPLQKNRVRINSGNITIENLRRSDFGYYQCVASNEVATIVSATQLVIEGTQPHAPYNLSGSATEFSVTLSWMPGYSGGPDYKQDYTIWYREAGVSEWSTIPVTPSGSTQVTINRLSPGTTYEFQVIGKNALGDGMMSKVITIRTLDAQKAKKPSTTTAAPNDKEFKHAPEDLDIDSYKNILFPTDSTGSTFFPPVFRPTGPKPGQPRNVTVVEIPNGFLISWQVPLERAHLVQFYTIKYRTDAQWKTLNRGQIRPEETSYLVKNLVGGRTYYFRVLANSLKSYETSEEIKFPVPARVKHKAITAGVVGGILFFIVAIILSICAVKICNKRKRRKQEKG; encoded by the exons ATGGGCATGTGCGTGGACCCTGGGGTTTTCCGGTGGTGTCAGGCATTAAGCCGGTCGCGATCGTATGCCACTAAAACCACACCCAAAACGAGCCCCCGGCAAGCCTTAGCGAGTCCTGGCCGATGCTGCTCTGCACGGGCAAACGACCGCAATACCGATGCAAGCCGTAGCGCAATAACAAGCGGAACACATTCTAAAGTGAAAACAGTTAGCAATTatactagcagcagcagcagcactaacGACGCTGGTCACGTTCACAAGGACAACGCACTACTGACTGGCCAGTACAGTGCCCGAGTACGGCGGAGAACGGCGACAGACTGTAATGGTGGACGCACTACTACTAGTGATAAGTCGTTGAATCGGTTGATTTCATTTCTATTGCTCGCCCTGTGCTTCACGTTGGGCTGCTGTACAATTAATCCCC CCCAAGATGCAGTGCACATCACAGCGATCCTCGGCGAAAGTGTCGTCTTCAACTGTCACGTCGATTTCCCTGGCGAGCATCCCGTTCCCTATGTGTTGCAATGGGAAAAGAAGGTGAGCGAAAAA GGCCAGGAAATTCCCATTTTTATATGGTACGAAAGCTATCCTACCCACAGCGGAGAGGGATACGAGGGGCGCGTTTCTAGAGTGCCACCAAACTCGACGTTCGGCGCGGCATCGCTGAACCTCACCGACATACGCGAATCCGATCAGGGCTGGTACGAGTGCAAAGTAGTCTTTCTAAACCGACCTCCGAAGCAGCATAAGAACGGTACGTGGTTTCATCTGGACGTCCATGCACCGCCGAGGTTTAGTGTAACGCCTGAAGATATAATCTACGTTAACTTAG GTGACTCTATCATACTGAACTGCCAGGCAGATGGCACACCAACACCAGAGATTTTGTGGTACAAGGATGCCAACCCGGTGGATCCGTCCTCTACTGTTGGTATCTTTAATGATGGCACCGAGCTGCGGATCAGCACTATCCGCCACGAAGACATCGGCGATTACACGTGTATCGCGCGCAATGGTGAGGGACAAGTCTCCCATACTGCCCGTGTTATAATAGCGGGCGGCGCTGTAATCATG GTGCCGCCCACTAATCAAACCAAGTTGGAGGGAGAGAAGGTGCAGTTCACTTGTGAGGCAAAGGCAATGCCGGGAAATGTTACAGTAAGATGGTTCCGGGAAGGGTCACCGGTACGGGAGGTAGCTGCCCTCGAGACGCGAGTCACGATACGCAAGGATGGTTCGCTCATCATCAATCCGGTCAGCGCGGACGACTCTGGGCAATACACGTGTGAGGTATCGAATGGCATTGGAGAACCACAAAGTGCTTCGGCTTATTTAAATATAGAAT ATCCTGCCAAAGTGACCTTCACCCCAACAATACAATACTTACCGTTTCGTTTAGCTGGTGTTGTACAATGCTATATAAAAGCGAATCCTCCTCTACAATATGTAACATGGACCAAAGATAAACGATTACTGGAACCTTATCAAACGAAAGACATAGTTATAATGAACAATGGGTCGCTTTTGTTCACGCGCGTCAACCAAAACCACCAGGGCCGGTACACCTGCACCCCGTACAACGCTCAAGGTACGCAGGGTTCGTCCGGCCACATGGAGGTGCTGGTGCGGAAACCGCCCGCCTTCACCGTCGAGCCGGATCCGCTGTACCAGCGCAAGGTGGGCGAATCGGTCGAGATGCACTGTGATGCGCAGGAAGCGGAAGGTACCTCCAAGCCGAACATCCAGTGGCAGCGGCGCGACGGGCAACCGCTGCAGAAGAATCGCGTCCGCATCAACAGCGGCAACATTACGATCGAAAACTTGCGACGGTCCGACTTTGGCTACTACCAGTGCGTTGCTTCCAACGAGGTGGCCACGATCGTGTCCGCTACCCAGCTGGTCATCGAAGGGACGCAACCGCACGCACCGTACAACCTGAGCGGCTCGGCCACCGAGTTTTCCGTCACGCTGTCCTGGATGCCAGGGTACAGCGGGGGCCCGGACTACAAGCAGGACTACACGATCTGGTATCGCGAGGCGGGAGTGTCCGAGTGGTCCACGATTCCTGTAACGCCGTCGGGCAGCACGCAGGTTACGATCAATCGGCTCTCGCCCGGCACGACGTACGAGTTTCAGGTGATCGGCAAGAATGCTCTGGGCGATGGTATGATGAGCAAGGTGATAACGATCCGTACTCTCG ACGCTCAAAAGGCGAAGAAACCTTCGACGACAACGGCAGCGCCTAACGATAAAGAATTCAAACACGCACCAGAAGACTTGG ACATCGATAGCTATAAGAACATTTTATTCCCTACCGATTCAACTGGTTCGACCTTTTTCCCACCCGTGTTCCGACCGACAG GACCGAAACCGGGTCAGCCACGGAACGTGACGGTGGTAGAGATACCGAACGGTTTCTTGATCTCGTGGCAGGTTCCGCTGGAGCGGGCCCACCTCGTACAGTTCTACACGATAAAGTACCGCACGGATGCACAGTGGAAGACGCTGAACCGGGGCCAGATCCGGCCGGAAGAGACGTCCTATCTGGTGAAAAATCTGGTCGGCGGCCGAACGTACTACTTCCGCGTGCTGGCCAACTCGCTCAAGAGCTACGAAACGAGCGAGGAGATCAAGTTTCCCGTACCGGCACGCGTGAAACATAAAGCCATTACGGCAGGCGTGGTCGGAGGCATCCTGTTCTTCATCGTGGCCATCATACTGTCGATCTGCGCCGTGAAGATTTGCAATAAGCGTAAACGTAGAAAACAAGAGAAAGGTTAG